From the Solanum lycopersicum chromosome 10, SLM_r2.1 genome, one window contains:
- the LOC138338890 gene encoding uncharacterized protein, whose translation MSNLSKLEFVALDISGKNYLSWVLDAEIHLAAKGLDATITQGNEASSQDKAKAMIFLRHHLDEGLKIEYLTVKDPLELWTDLKGRYDHLKATVLPRARYEWMHLRFQDFKTVIEYNSVVFRITSQLKLCGETIKDEDMLEKTLTTFHASNVILQQQYREKGFQKYSELISCLLVAEQHNALLMKNHEACPTGAAPLPEANVVEARDQPKVKRDDHRGYNNARGRGKDKRRYTNRQGGGHNKRENNMSSQNNPSKSNCRRCGMKGHWKNECRTHEHFVRLYQNSFKKKGNKSGASSSNARAESYMTLKDDDKPGTSQKYDKDIEANLALKDDVFDGLGDITHMEVDDFFGDRN comes from the coding sequence ATGTCGAATTTATCCAAACTTGAGTTTGTGGCATTAGATATTTCTGGAAAGAATTATCTTTCATGGGTACTCGATGCTGAGATTCACTTGGCTGCTAAAGGTCTTGATGCCACTATTACTCAGGGAAATGAAGCATCGAGTCAAGATAAGGCGAAAGCTATGATTTTCCTTCGTCATCATCTTGATGAGGGCCTGAAAATTGAATATCTGACGGTAAAAGATCCACTTGAGTTGTGGACTGACTTAAAGGGGAGATATGACCACCTAAAGGCAACAGTGTTGCCAAGAGCCCGTTATGAGTGGATGCATTTACGGTTTCAAGATTTTAAGACCGTAATTGAATACAACTCTGTTGTATTCAGGATAACCTCCCAGTTAAAATTATGTGGGGAgactataaaagatgaggacatgTTGGAAAAGACACTTACTACTTTCCATGCCTCAAATGTGATATTGCAGCAACAATATCGTGAAAAGGGTTTTCAGAAATATTCTGAACTAATCTCATGTCTGTTGGTGGCTGAGCAACATAATgctcttttaatgaaaaatcatgaagctTGTCCCACTGGAGCTGCTCCATTACCGGAGGCAAATGTGGTGGAAGCACGTGATCAACCTAAAGTAAAAAGAGATGATCATCGGGGATATAATAATGCACGGGGACGTGGCAAAGATAAAAGACGATACACTAATCGTCAAGGTGGTGGTCATAATAAAAGGGAGAACAACATGAGTTCTCAAAATAACCCCTCAAAAAGTAATTGTCGTCGTTGTGGCATGAAAGGCCATTGGAAGAATGAATGTCGCACACATGAACATTTTGTAAGGCTCTATCAAAATTCctttaaaaagaaaggaaataaaagtggTGCTTCCTCTTCCAATGCTCGAGCTGAGTCATATATGACTCTTAAAGATGATGATAAGCCGGGAACatctcaaaaatatgataagGATATTGAAGCAAATTTGGCTTTAAAGGATGATGTTTTTGATGGCCTTGGTGACATTACTCATATGGAAGTTGATGACTTCTTTGGAGATCGAAACTGA
- the LOC109121286 gene encoding secreted RxLR effector protein 161-like, with protein MDVIGQIKPVASNRHISIDYFTKRVEAASYKSVTKKVVANFVRNNLICRNIKLVLGQRELLEDPGRYQRPVGKLNYLTITRSDISFAITVVIQFLQAPCKDHWDAVIRILKYIKRAPEQGLLYEDKGHADIIGYCDADWSGSLTDRRSTFGYNVMIIDNLISWKSKKQDVVARSTAEAEYRVMALASCELIWLKQLLQELKYVEFKPIKLICDNRVALRIASNPFSMKERNI; from the exons ATGGACGTTATTGGTCAAATAAAGCCAGTTGCTTCTAACAGACACATATCCATTGACTACTTCACCAAGAGGGTGGAAGCAGCTTCGTACAAGTCAGTGACTAAGAAAGTTGTAGCTAACTTTGtccgcaacaatctgatatgcag AAACATCAAACTTGTTCTTGGACAGAGGGAGCTATTGGAAGATCCTGGTAGATATCAAAGACCGGTTGGTAAATTGAATTATCTAACTATTACACGCTCGGATATTTCATTTGCAATAACTGTGGTTATACAGTTTCTCCAAGCTCCCTGTAAAGATCATTGGGATGCAGTAATTCGCATCCTCAAATACATCAAAAGAGCTCCAGAACAAGGATTGTTATATGAAGACAAAGGTCACGCGGACATCATTGGATATTGTGATGCGGATTGGTCAGGTTCTCTAACAGATAGACGCTCTACTTTCGGGTATAATGTCATGATTATAGACAATTTAATCTCTTGGAAAAGTAAAAAGCAAGATGTAGTTGCAAGATCTACCGCAGAAGCAGAATATCGAGTTATGGCCCTTGCTTCATGCGAGCTTATTTGGTTGAAACAACTTCTTCAAGAGTTGAAATATGTTGAATTCAAACCAATTAAGCTTATATGTGACAATCGGGTTGCCCTTCGTATTGCCTCAAATCCATTTTCCATGAAAGAACGAAACATATAG